The sequence CCTGAACTGTCAGTTGACGTTCATCGAGTATCAGTCTACACTTTTTGCATAATTGAGAGTGTGTCTGACGAATGCTCCTATGACCTGGGATTACGGGCCTCTGGGCCACGTCCTGACGTGAGCGAGTGGAACCGCGTCTGCGTCGGTTTCTGATGGTGTTCTGCGGCATATCAGGTGGAAGTCCACTCCGGCACCAGCCCTTCTCCCAGCGCTCTCCCTCTCCCAAGATGAAAGAGGGCGAGAGAGGAGATACGTATCGGGAAGAGAATTATTCAGACGCACTCTGAGGAACGGTCACTTTTACTTGAACGTGGAATATTTCAGTATGAACCAACCCTCTCTTGGTACTGAGCCAACGCTGCGACTATTTATCGCTCTCGATCTACCGCAAATTGTGCGTCAAGAATTGCATAATATTCAAAGGCGCTTATATGCCCACAATCGAGCAGTGCGCTGGAGTGACCCGGCCGGCATGCATTTAACCCTCCATTTTCTCGGTGAAACTCCAGAACGGTTTGTCGCTCCACTCCTAGCCGGTCTGCATGCGATCACGGTATCACCACTACGCTTGCGCCTCAATCAGGTGGGTTGTTTTCCAACGAACGGCTCGTTGCGTGTTGTTTGGGCTGGTCTCGATGGTGACCTGGATGGTCTGGCCTCCTTACACCGGGCTGTCGGTCGCGTCATCGAGTCGGTAGGGTTAGCAGTTGATCAGCGCCCCTTTACACCACATATTACCCTCGCCCGTGCTCGTGCGAACGCAACACCGACTGAGCTTCGTTCGTTGCGGGCAACTCTGGCAACGATGAAACCGAACTCTCTTGAATGGCAGACCGAGCGACCAATCCTGTTCCGCAGTCAACTGACAGCTCGCGGCGCAATCTATACAGCGCTAGGGTAAGAACCTATCCCATCCGCGAAGGAGGGACGGTTCGTGAACCGCTCCTTCAGCAATATCGAGTACCAGCGGAGTGCAGCGGCGCTACGTCGGGCTGTTGAGGTTCACTCGCAGAGAGAAGACGTCATCTTGCCCGACCATGCGGCTCTATCGGCATCACGCTGATTATCACTCAAGGTCATCCGTTGTGACGTGACGACAAGTATTCGGATAAGCGCTAAGTTGTCCGATTCTTGCTGATCGGTAGTGGTTTTGCGCTACGCAGTGGTCATTACAGCCGATACGATGGATTATGAGGTAAACGAAAGTGAGGTTGTTATGACCCTGCGACGCATATGCTTGACGCTCATCAGTGTACCGTTGCTGTTCGGAATCTTGCTCGTGCCAGTACGCGCCCAAGATGCGATAGCGCATGCCGTTCTGTTTTATTCACCAGCATGCCCACATTGTCACGTTGTTCTGAGTGAGGTGTTGCCACCGCTGCAGGCACGCTATGCGGATCGGCTACAAATCTTGACCATCGATGTTTCAACGCCCGACGGATTAGCGCTGTACGAAACGGCAATGAGGGTGTTTCAAATACCCGCTCATCGTCAGGGGGTGCCGGCCCTCTTCTTCAGTCAGACCCATCTAGTTGGCAGCGTAGAAATCCCTAGGTATTTACCCACTTTAATCGAGGATGCATTAGCAGCCGGTGGGAACGGGTGGCCAGCTATTCCTGGTTTAGAGGCACTGACCGCATCGTTCGACGATCACGCAACAGTGCCAACTCAACCTACCACAGCGCCGTTTAGTCGCGATCCGCTGGCGAATACGGTTGCTCTGTTCGTGCTGACCGGTATGGTCGTTGTTACCTTTATCGCAATCCGTCGTCTGCGCTGGCCGTTTGACCAGCCGCTACCGGCAACCAGCGTTCGCTTCATTCCAATCTTCGCTGTCGTTGGTCTTGTGTTAGCCAGTTACCTGGCCTTCATTGAGACACATCAGCAGAGTGCGGTATGTGGTCCTATCGGTGATTGTAATCTGGTACACCAGAGTCCCTACGCCCGTATTGTGGGGATTCCGGTTGGCGTATTGGGTGTGATAGGCTATCTGGCGATCCTCGGCGTATGGATTATCGACCGCGTTGGCAGCATACGGCTTGCTCGCCAAATGTTAGTGGTGATGGTGTTAGGAGGAACGTTTTTCTCGCTGTATCTCACCTTCCTTGAGCCATTTGTGATTGGGGCGACATGTCTGTGGTGTTTGCTCTCGGCAATAACGATGACTGCGCTTTTGTGGATGGTTGCGGCGCCGGTGATACAACCGCCACTGCGGGGACGGCGATCACCGGCAGCGGCAAGACGGTAGAACTCGATCAAAAACCCGAATTTCTGAAGGCCATCCCGTACACGAGGTACC comes from Chloroflexus sp. Y-396-1 and encodes:
- the thpR gene encoding RNA 2',3'-cyclic phosphodiesterase — encoded protein: MNQPSLGTEPTLRLFIALDLPQIVRQELHNIQRRLYAHNRAVRWSDPAGMHLTLHFLGETPERFVAPLLAGLHAITVSPLRLRLNQVGCFPTNGSLRVVWAGLDGDLDGLASLHRAVGRVIESVGLAVDQRPFTPHITLARARANATPTELRSLRATLATMKPNSLEWQTERPILFRSQLTARGAIYTALG
- a CDS encoding vitamin K epoxide reductase family protein, whose product is MTLRRICLTLISVPLLFGILLVPVRAQDAIAHAVLFYSPACPHCHVVLSEVLPPLQARYADRLQILTIDVSTPDGLALYETAMRVFQIPAHRQGVPALFFSQTHLVGSVEIPRYLPTLIEDALAAGGNGWPAIPGLEALTASFDDHATVPTQPTTAPFSRDPLANTVALFVLTGMVVVTFIAIRRLRWPFDQPLPATSVRFIPIFAVVGLVLASYLAFIETHQQSAVCGPIGDCNLVHQSPYARIVGIPVGVLGVIGYLAILGVWIIDRVGSIRLARQMLVVMVLGGTFFSLYLTFLEPFVIGATCLWCLLSAITMTALLWMVAAPVIQPPLRGRRSPAAARR